Within the Agromyces ramosus genome, the region CGGAGCCTCGCAACCGAACCGAAGTGCTTCAGCAGCTCCTTCACGCGCGCCGGCCCCAGTCCGGGGATCTCCGACAGCACCGAGCCGATGTCGCGCTTGCGGCGCTGTCGCTGGTGGGTGATCGCGAAACGGTGTGCCTCGTCGCGCACCCGCTGGAACAGGAACAGTGCATCGCTGTTGCGCGGGAGGATGACGGGGAAGTCGGCGTCAGGGGTCCAGATCTCTTCGAGCCGCTTCGCGATGCCGCAGAGGTAGATTCCCTCGACGCCCGACTCGGCGAGGGCGCGCGCAGCGGCCGCGACCTGCGGCTGCCCGCCGTCGACGACGAGGAGATTCGGACGATAGGCGAACTTCTTGCGCCGTTCGGATGCCGCGGCCTCGGCCAGGCTCAGCGCATCGGCGTCGGCGTCGGCATCGGCGCTGATGGGCACCGGCGGCGCTTCGGGGCGCACGAGGTACGCGAGCCGTCGCGTGAGCACCTGGTGGATGGAGTCGGTGTCATCACTCGACTGCGGGATGGTGAACCGGCGGTACTCGTCTTTGCGGGGCAGTCCGTCTTCGAAGACGACCATCGAGGCGACGATGTTCGTGCCGCTCAGGTGTGAGACGTCGTAACACTCGATGCGCAGCGGGGCATCGGACATGCCGAGCGCCTCTTGGATGTCTTCGAGCGCACGCGAGCGGGTGGTGAAGTCGGCGCTGCGACGGGTCTTGTAGAGCATGAGGGACTGCTTCGCGTTCTGCGTCGCCGTCTCGAGCAGTGCCGCCTTGTCGCCCCGTTGGGCGGCCCGGAGCCGCACCTTGCGACCCGCGAGCGTGCCGAGCCAGGTCTCGAGTGCCGGGGCGTCGTCGGGCAGTTCGGGCACTACAACCTCTGCGGGCGGACGGATGTCGTCGAGGTACGCGTTCTGCACGACCGAGTCGACGAGTTCGCCGAGCGGCACGTCGAGTTCTTTGTCGACGGTCCAGGAGCGCACGCCGCGCACCCGGCCAGAGCGCACGATGAACAGTTGCACCGCAGCCGACAGTTCGTCGTGGTCGATGCCGAACACGTCGATGTCGACCGCGTCGCCGAGCACCACCGCGCTCTTCTCGAAGAAGGACTCGGCCGCCTGGATCTGGTCGCGCCGGCGCGCCGCGGTCTCGTAGTCCTGCACGACCGCTGCCGCCCGCATCTGCTGCGTCAGCTCGCCGATGATGCGGCGGTCCTGATTCTGCATGAAGGCGACGAACCGCTCGACGTTCTCTCGGTGCTCTTCGATCGTGACCTGCATCGAGCACGGACCGAAGCAGCGCCCGATCTGCCCCGCGAAGCAGGGCCGGCCACTCGCCATGGCGCGCTTGTAGTCGGAGTCCTTGCAGGTGCGGATCGGGAACAGCTTGAGCAGCACCTCGAGCGTCTCGTTGACCGCCCAGACCTTCGGATACGGACCGAAGTACCGTGCACCGGGGATGCCGCGGCGACGCGACACCATCGCCCGAGGTGCCTCGTCGGCGAGCG harbors:
- the uvrC gene encoding excinuclease ABC subunit UvrC — encoded protein: MSDTVPYRPKAGEIPTSPGVYRFRDADRRVLYVGKAKNLRARLSNYFAPLRTLHERTRRMVTTAASVEWTVVANDVEALQLEITLINEFHPPFNVRFKDDKSYPYLVVTLADEAPRAMVSRRRGIPGARYFGPYPKVWAVNETLEVLLKLFPIRTCKDSDYKRAMASGRPCFAGQIGRCFGPCSMQVTIEEHRENVERFVAFMQNQDRRIIGELTQQMRAAAVVQDYETAARRRDQIQAAESFFEKSAVVLGDAVDIDVFGIDHDELSAAVQLFIVRSGRVRGVRSWTVDKELDVPLGELVDSVVQNAYLDDIRPPAEVVVPELPDDAPALETWLGTLAGRKVRLRAAQRGDKAALLETATQNAKQSLMLYKTRRSADFTTRSRALEDIQEALGMSDAPLRIECYDVSHLSGTNIVASMVVFEDGLPRKDEYRRFTIPQSSDDTDSIHQVLTRRLAYLVRPEAPPVPISADADADADALSLAEAAASERRKKFAYRPNLLVVDGGQPQVAAAARALAESGVEGIYLCGIAKRLEEIWTPDADFPVILPRNSDALFLFQRVRDEAHRFAITHQRQRRKRDIGSVLSEIPGLGPARVKELLKHFGSVARLRQADQSAIAEVKGVGPTLAATVHRHLRADGAPAPR